GATACTTATATCTAACAATTTTAATTAAGCAGGTCTATTGAATAAAGATAACTTTGAATTTCAAATAACATTAATTTtgttgttgtcttgggtgacatctttgaaaaaaatccaggtgcccaggcatgaaaatgtaccACTCAAACACTACACTTTCTATCTACaatgaaaaaaattagagggaacattgccttcCAAGTCTAATATTTGAATCTAATCAAATCTAACAAAAGTGACAAAATCAACACCTTTTCTATTGAATGGCTTCCTTGCTCTTGgaaggttgatatttgaagtttgcTCTACCTGTCTGATTAGAAAATGTCCCCTTTGGGCAAGCGTCACActcatagcagcaaactggctttccctctggaactcttctcctctctcctgcctggcaccTTTTCATGGcacacctggcaaagggcaccttctgaaagagaaaagagaaagagatggttATTTGATCATATGATTTCAGGGGTTCTGCAGTGGCCATAATTTTGAGGAACAGGCATAATTAACATTCAGTTAGTGCTGACATAACTTCAAATAACACCTGGCAAATGGCATTtttaagagaaaaaagagaactaTTTGAGGTAACCTAGGCCAAGGATCAACCTCATTTCCACATTCCTGTTTTTCTGTTCAGAATGTTTAAACTCTGGATTTGAATTTCAGAGTGGACAGCAAACCTTCTTACATTGAGATACAGCCTTTATAAAACCAGGAATGATGAACAATGGTCCATGAAATCATCCATTGAAATCAGTGTCTGATCTAATCGCATCCTGGTTTCAGCAGAAGTTCTTCCTATTCCGACCTATTGTTGGACTTTTCACAATTTAGATCTGAAATTTGTTAACCTCTAGTGCAGGTAATTCACCAAATTCCAAAAGTATTTCCTGATTTTATAGACCTATTTTCACCTTAGAAGGATGTCCAGCACCCCCAAGAGAAAGTGATTCATTGATTGAATGTACAACATTTCCTTCCTGTTCACCTTTGTGGCCCAGACGATCGCATCAGAGTTAATGGTGAAATCCTGGTCTGGAGCAGCCCTGGAATTCTTGTGCCCAACTTTCACAGGGACtaaatatttttgggggtggACAACCCAGTTGACGATATCATAATGAGCAAATCCAAGTCCATTTTCTGAAATGGAGACTTCATCTCCAGCACTGTTGTTGAAGTGGACATTCCTCAAATTGGAAAGAATCTGAAACAAGAGAGATCTTTAGAAATTGGGTGAATAAGCTGAAAGGCAGAAATGAGACACTGTGGCTTCTATCATTTTCTGGTGGCCATCAATTTAGGAAATAGGTGTATACCTGAAAAGCTCAAGTTGACGCATGCAcataagccaaatctcacatgaggcgcacatgtgcatgtgtcGGAAGTGCCTGCGCTGGCTGCCAAGGACCATCTGGGTAGGGAGGTAAGAGTCAGCCTTCCATTGGTTGAAATGTGAGCAGTCAGGCGTAACACCAAATATTTGGCTATattcagatcgtgaagaatgcagctgcgagagcaatcatgggcttccctaaatatgcccatgttacaccaacactccgcagtctacattggttgctgatcagtttctggtcacaattcaaagtgttggttttgacctttaaagcccttcatggcatcagaccagaatatctccgggaccaccttctgctgcatgaatcccagtgaccagttagatcccacagagttggccttctccgcgtcccgtcaactaaacaatgccatttggcgggacccaggggagaaacttctctgtggcggccccgactctctggaaccaatttatgcatggtatgtttgtaggtatgtttggatttaataagggcttttagtaatttaaatattagattttttatatgctgctgtttattattgttagccaccccgagtctacggagaggggcggcatacaaatctaataagtaaataagtaaataagtaaataagtaaataagtaaataagtaaataagtaaataagtaaataagtaaataagtaaataagtaagtaagtaagtaagtaagtaagtaagtaaataagtaaataagtaaataagtaaataagtaaataagtaaacaaataaacaaataaacaaataaacaaataaacaaataaacaaataaacaaataaataaatgtattagttCAACAGTAATTTCAGATATACATATCAGGATCTTCCTCAATATTGATTTATAGACTAGATAAAATGTAGAGATTACCAGCCATGGCTCCAcatttgagatcctctttccaaaCCTCAGCATGGCTGTTTGTGCTCCTGATACATAAATTGCATGCAATGCGTGTGCCACAGCGTAAATGGCATTATAGATACTGTAACTTTCACCTCTCATCCTTATTTCAAAAACAAAATCCGGAATATCCTCAAAACTCTCCTTTCCTGTACATTGTTCTTTTCCTTTTGGAGGGACCTTGCCTGGTTTGGGGATATGGCAGTGAAAGAGTGTTTCCCACCAATTCATGAGAAAGCTGGCCCCTACTTCAATCAAATTGTATAAAGACAGGATGAAGGGTCTGAATTCTGAGACCTCACCACTGTGTTCCCTAAACTGCAAAGCTCCATGCAAATTCTTTAAAACCTCAGCAGCATTTCCAATCAAAGTAAATTTCCAATGAGATGTTAGGATCCAAACAGTTTTAAGTGATATTCCATTTTTTACGCCAATATTAAGAACTGTCAAAAAAACTGTAATATCAGCGGAGTCTCCAAACAGAATAATAACTTCAGCTTTAAACAAAATTTTGAATCTTAATTGCTTTAATAAACCACTAAGTTGATCAGATTTCAGCCATTCAGTGAATGccaggcagatctccttctccttcagcatTGGCTTCAGAGTTGAGATGAAATGTCCTCCACTGTCATCTTCAGAGGTCAcaagcccaacccagttccactggaaatgcAGGAGCAGCTGAACTAAACCCACACACTGTGGAAAGTCACTGGGATTAatccggaagaaggaaggataaactGGTCTGTATTCCTGAGGGAACTCAAAGCCAACACCAAGCTGGAGAAAGGGAGATTCCTCTTTCAAAGTCAAAGCAACATTTTGTGCAGACTTTAAGGAGTCACTATTGCATGTCTTTCTACCTATCAGTCAGGCAGATTTACTTTGATTAAAGAAAGCTTTAGCTTCTTCTCTTCCTAGGAAGAACTGCAACTTCCGTATTCTTTTCTGGTTGCCACATGTCAGAAGCTGAGCAAAGAAGTTGTGAACCTGATACAAGTAATAAGTTGGAATAAAATGGTGGCTAAACTTTTATGAAAGTTACATTAGTTACATTAATTCTTCTTAGCAAGTATAGTATTTCAGAGTTATTTCATTATCTATCTGTTTGgagttatataaaaatatatattgaaacataaaatgtaaaaatcaaTTCAATTCTAGGATAACCCCTGCAATAACATTGTTTTCATCCTGGACTTCTGTGTGAGCTTTAATCCTGTATTCCATGAAGCccccttacctgtgggaccttgtaGATGCTGAAGATGGAGGCCATCTGCCTTGAGGATTCGGGTTGGTCACTTCCAATGACAGAGAGCAGAAGGTCCTGCCTGTCACATTTATAACCTGGAACCATTTGATCTCTTGTGGATAGAAAGGAGAGGCTGATTAAAGAAATCTTTCTCTCCATCTGAACATTGTTGCAAATGTGGAAGCCAAGTGTGATGTTGGGGAGGAGAACCAAATCTTTGTTGATCTCTGTGACTGCAAACACTAAGGCTAAGAACTGCTCGTATTTCTTCAGTATGGgtctacagtaaaaaaaaaatgggaatgtTACAGGGAAAATGTGTGTGCTTTTTAAATTTGCCTAGCCATGTTTTGATGGTATTTGGAATAGCAAATCCCAGATTTCATTGAGCTTTTTTCATAGATGCTTTTTGATTGAACTTGTAAGGCAAAGGAGAAAGGTGAGGTGTTTCATTGGTCAATTCTTCTCacaattaggaaatttctccttagttctaacttgtTTCTCTTCTGGTTAGTTTTCTGCCATTGTTTCTTATCTTTGGTTCTTTGGGAAATAGTTCCATCCCCTTGTCTGTGTAGGAGCCCCTGAAATATTAGAACTGTGTTATCATGCCCCCCACccacttcttttcattaaatagtCATAACTCAATTCCTGTAACTGTCCTCTGTATGTTTTATCCTCCggcctcctaatcatctttgtggctcttctctttatgctttccagagtctcattttttttaatcagaactggtcaccacaatacaaaattGATCTTATTCTAATACCATACAATGAAAAATGACtagatttttctttgacttttctACTATGCTTATCTGTCCATATTACCATTATGTCATTTCTTTAGGTCAGCAGAATTTCAAATTTGTTGTCTCTTCTCACTTTATTTGGTGGCCTATCAACTTCCTGATGTAAGACTACAATGAGGTGAGAATTCTAGCCTGTTTTATGATGAAAGACAAGAAGTACACTACACATTGGAACAGGATTTCTAAATGGAATCCCTGAATCcagaatacaattaaaaaaacaatgcatCTTTCCCTGTCAGGTGAAACTTACAAAGTATAAAAATCAAGCTCAAATGGTTCTTTCTGAAAATCAGGGAAACTGCGGGACCAAATTTCCAGGGGCAAATTCCCACCAATAATGAGGTCACCAGGCCTGTAATAATGGTCTGTTACTGTAGGCTTGAAAAAATTCCTCCTCTCAGCAGTAGTTGGAGGCAAGAggcagaagagcagcagcaggaAAGGCAAACGCTGCCAAATAAAGCCAAACATTATTGTCCTTCCTAAATCAGAAAATAATATTTGTGGAGAAGCTGAATTTTATGCATGAACAAAGAGAAAAGTGAGGAGAGTTGAGTCTCAACAAAACCAAGAATGATTCTTTTCAAGACATGATGACAGAATCTGCCCCTAGTGGAGAACCTAGGAACATATTTTCAAGCAGGTTTTATCTTGGAATAATTTGAGGGACAGAAATCCAGAGGGATACATTAAGAATTACTCTTTTGATAATTGTAAAGAATAGGTATTCTCCTATCTACTCAGCAAAAGATTTTATTAAAACACCTGGCTGAAAAAAACATGTTTGTGTCTCTTGTTTAATTCCTAGGGCAAATAGCCTTGAGAATCAAGATGAAATTAGGTATTTGACCTAGATGAAAGTGAGTCCCTGGAAGCAAGATGGAGTTTGGTCTGAGCTATAAGTTTATTTGGATAGTATTGAGAGCTAaaggagtctgcagagaggggccgcatacaaatataaattattattattattattattattattattattattattattattattattattatgtcagtacacacagcaaatgagatcactatgctggatttcgtatttcatcaccagtcgggtgcttcccgaGCAcccaggactgtgtgatgtagcggcgaattatgtgtgccgatcccagtaaagaagccttttgcaattgacagatggagattttgtcaattccaatggttttcaaatgtccgctgagatcctttggcactgcgcccagcatgccaagtatcactgggaccactttcacgggcttatgccagagtcgttgcagctcgatttttagatcttcctatttcactaatttctctagctgcttctcctcaattctgctgtctcctgggattgcgatgttgatgatccatactttctttttctccgcgatcacaatgtctggtgtgttttgcttcagaatttggtcagtctgaagttggaagtcccacagtagttttgcttgctcatttttgaccacttttttgggcttatgatcccaccagttctttgccactggtaaatggtagttccggcacaagttccagtggatcatctgtgccacagcatcatgtctatgcttgtagtcagtctgtgcgatctttttgcagcagctgagtaagtgatcaattgtttcatctgtttctttacagagtctgcactttggatcgtctgttgatttttcaattctgcctttgacagcatttgttctaatggcctgttcttgtgccaccagtattagtccttctgtctcctttttgagtgttctacttgtaagccatgaacagatttttttaaaaataaaataaaataataataataataataataataataataataataataataataataataattataattattattattattattattattattattattattattattattattattatcgtacAGGAAAATCGGTTGTATTCTAGTAAGTTTGAGCAATCATTCCAAAATATATACCAAATTACTGGTTTTGCTATACTTGGCAGAAGGTAAAATTAGAAACTAAGTTCTTTCATTAAAcctaatagaattatttattggccaaaatgtgattggacacacaagaaatttgtctttggtgaatgaAATAATTAGAGGGATACATGGTGCATATAAATAGGTAGAAAAATCTCTCAAGATGTAACAGTAATTTAAACTTGTTCAACCCAGAGATTGTGTTCTGGTTAAGGAACATAGCCAACTCTGACGGAGGTTTCCCTTTTGGTgaccctcctttcctctcctgacTCCCTGGCTGGTTGTGGTGGGGCCAAGAGGTTATGCATGCACGGGGAGACCCTCAAATGAGTGCCAAATTCAGTCTTTTGATGCAGTGCCTATCCTGCCAAAAGGACCCGGCCATTGCCTTGCCGTCTCCTGTCTTCCCATCCAGCAGCTTTTCAGCCAAGCTGGTTGGTCAGAAAGCAAAGGCTGCCTTCATTCCGTTGacattcctccctctccttctcctctcatgcAGGTGGGGAAGGCATGGCAAGGCAATGGCTAGATGCTGCAGACAGTAGAGAAATGGCCCTGTTGCCACATTCATACCAAATTTGCACATAAGGCAGCCTTTGCTTCCTGCTGCTTTGGGCTCATGCTGACCCCACTCAGCTGAAATGCTGTGGGGGAGGGGACAGGATGGGACATAGCAAGGtaatggccagatccttagggcagAAGAGAAGCTGCATCCAAAGACCCTTCTTAAGCGAGAAGCTGCCTGCCATCTGCGTGCACCTTTGCTGCAGTTTGGCGCTTGGTTGAGGACGGTCTCCATGCATGCACAACAGCCAGCCATGGAGTCACGAGAGGGAAGAAGGGCTGCCCAAAGAGAATATGGGGTATCaatcatagaaaagaaaacacagaGCTATAAAAACTGGTTAGGTGTGGCTAGGGGTCATGTGACACAGTGGGTCATGTGTCTCATATTTAATCATAGGAGAAATCAAAAAAAGAAACTGTGGATGCTTGGTTCTCCCAATATTGGGTACTTTTCATATTTGATCCTGGataacacaatttatttattatttatttattatttagatttgtatgccgcccctctccgcgaactcggggcggctcacacccaaaaatataaacaatcgtacaaatccaaataaattcaataaatttaagtatttaaaatagttttttttaaaaaaacccactatattaacatgcacacacacaaacataccatacataaattgtacgtggccgggggaggtgtttcagttcccccatgcctgacgacaaaggtgggttttaagagtttacggaaggcagggagagtaggggcagttctaatctccggggggagttggttccagagggccggggccgccacagagaaggctcttcccctggggcccgccaaccgacattgtttagttgacgggacccagagaaggcccactctgtgggacaataacagagttggagagaATCTTGGAGATTTTTCAGTCCAAtcccatgctcaagcaggaaacctatacCACTCTCTTCCTAAAATCCTACGGTGTTGGAGGATCCAAAACTTATGCAGTCAAACTGGTCCATTGATTACATTATCTATACTATGTTCTATAAATAGTTCTAATTATTGGTGATGTTGTTGTGACCTGTTGGCTACCAGCACAGCTAGCAGCATTCAAGGAGGAGATTGACAGGGAGCCTGGGCCAAATTTTGTACCATTGGAAGTCTATGATGAAGaagcaaccagtggaacaacctcccTGTgtaggttgtgaactccccaactctggacattttcaagaggagattggactgccatttgcctggggtactataggattcctgctcaggcagggggttggacttgatgacctgcatggtccgtttcaactctaacaataaataaataaagcaggatCAGAAGCAGATGCATAGCTGGGGCCTTCCATCTGATCCCAGGTGGAGAGGCAGCTGTCTTTGAGGCCTTGTTTCTTGTTGCTTTCTTGAAGTGATATTCAAatcgccacacacacacacactggtttTGTGGCAAGCTGAGAAGAAGTAATGGCTGCCGCAACAGTGGTGGATTAATTATTTTTACTACCTGTtgtgtggacatggcttggtagGTATGGCTTGGTGAGTGTTGCAGGGAAATGATACTgtcaaatctccattcccattccaCTCCAGGGAGtccctactcacagtcactcatgcccttgaggttcgactactgcagtgTTCTCTATGTGGGGctccctttgaaaaatgttcagaaactacaaatcatgCGGAAAGCAGCAACACCAGCGGTCATGGGATTTCCCAGatgtgcccatgtttcttcagcactttGCAGTCTGccctggttgccgattggtttcaaaacacaattcaaagtgttggttatgaccagtgaagggctaccaaaatttttactaccacaatgcaagcaaggcttatgcaggacaccccgtattttctttcaacatctttgagtgcaaattggttgcttttgcgtggagttccattttcactaccccactgcgtcccccacccccccatccaggcagtagcccacccctggttatgatctataaagctctacatggcatcagaccaaatTATTTGCAAGACCACCttttgccacatgaatcccagaaaCTGGAGAtgtcctacagagttggtcttctccaggttccatcaaaaagacaatgtcacttggtggggcctaggggaagagccttttctgtgggggctccagccctgtagaatcagctccccccagagatctgtactgtccccatcctcctcgccttctgtaagagccTTAATACTCATTTACGCTGCCAGGCTTTGAGCCGATTAGATCCTAGGCCCTGGCCAAATGAATGTATGTAGGTTTTCTGTGTGATTGGCagtgattgattttaattattggggttttagattaagtGTCTTTTATATTCATTGGATTTGatgttatattttgttttttatatgttgtaaaccaccctgaatcCTTGGAATggagcggcataaaagtcaaatgaaataataaagaaataaagagataaagagataaagagataaagagataaagagataaagaaataaagaaataaagaaataaagaaacaaacaaacaaacaaatatccacGTGATCAGATGGGATTTGGGATTTGGGAGGCTGAGAAGAGATGGGAGTGGGGGTGGCCACAGGGTATTTAACAGTTCTCCGATctactcaaattttccactaccagttctccagacctgttcagaacctgatgaatcacacctaattaaaagtaaaaattttgTCACTTCCCCAAAGTCATCAGTCACAAGGTCCAATGAGCACACAGTCCATTTGATCCCAGTCTCCTCTTTCTGGACACATTCATGAATGTCTTTCGTTCCCaagagaaataattttattttggctACAGTAGCCCAGTTATCTCTACTTCCCCCCTTTCTGCCCCTCAGCTCCAGTCTGTGTTAGCCCCTGAAGCAACAGGAAAGGAAATGGCCTCAGTCTGGCCAGATTCAGGGTTGACAACAGGTCTGTGGAGGTGGTACAATGGTTGTAATTTTGGGCACAGTTTGGAACTTTCTTTGTTGAGTGCTGTCCCCAATTTCAAATAGTCACTGAACATGTGGTAATAGGTTATCATCTGCTTATACAATACAAACATTGAGGGCGAACACAATCCAACAGGTGGGGGGAGTTTTGGGCACTGTGCCTGCCcgtaagacacacacacatgatgcaagagaaaagaaaccagcggtgaggtaagttagaacccacccctgagagcCAGGATTGATGCAAATTTAATTCAATATGAATCTTTATTAATGCCTAATAAAGCCAGTGAATTTGGAgtaaaacaaacaatcaaacacatTTTCAATACTTAATAAATTCAAATTGTTGTACGGAAAGTTGATTTCTTCATCAAACACAGCTGTCTTTTATACACAATTCTTTAACCATACATTTGTTGCAAATGATTTGAGATTACAgactttatattattgttgtctttatatacacatacatattgtTTCCCAAACAaccaatttttaaagcatttcTTGCACTTTTATATATAGGTTTATTAACCAAGAAAGAGACTATTCCACAATGTTCCCTTCTCAATAAAAACTAGTCATTTATTCTCACCCATCCTTCATTTCATTATTCCATCTACGTGCCCACCACTTTCTTcataaatattgaaaaaataataattaattagtaaGAATACAAGGATAGGGAAGAATCATTTATGTCTACATTATATGATATTACTTAATAATAAAGATTGTCTCTCAACTAACTGAAACTAAAATAATGTAGTTCATTTAAACTCAACcttaaaaaatgtttaataatTGACTTAAtggcaaaagaaattaaaaatcatCAAAGATTTAAAGAAATGAATCTACTTATAAATACTGATagtgaatgaaattcaacatACCAAAAAATCCTTTGATGAAAACAAGTAAACTAGTCAACTATCTGGTAGGAAATGAATatccatatttttaatatctaGTTTTGAACTGCATCGCTAGAACATCAATTGGGAAAAATTTAATTATTGAAAAACAAAAATGTGACTGGTTGTTCCTGATTAATAGAAACTATATGATTAATAACATCACTTGATTCTCAATTACTTAATGGCTATTCtcctattattatatattttagaaaatcagaatcaaatataaaaaacatcaaaaaaaattaaaagtttcaGAGATTCATATGCCTCATTATATTCCTCTCGACAATTCAGATTCGTCCTTAGGagaataatgtagcatttggggaaaaagatgCAAACCAAAAGACCAGCCCCAGAGGCCAAGAtagagaagatctccacagccaccatggattttcctttggtgctcagataggtaggaaggaaggtgaTCCAAACACAGCAAAAGACCAGCATactaaaagtaatgaacttggcttcgttgaagCTGCGAGGTAATTTCCTAGCCAAAAAGGCTACCATGAAACTTATGAGGGCCAAGAAACCCAGGTAGGCCAGGACTGTGTAAAACATTGAAGTTGAGCCTTCATTACATTCCAAGATGGCTTCTCCTACTAAGGAGTGGAAGTCAAAATTGGGAAATGGGGG
This genomic window from Erythrolamprus reginae isolate rEryReg1 chromosome 1, rEryReg1.hap1, whole genome shotgun sequence contains:
- the LOC139169286 gene encoding vomeronasal type-2 receptor 26-like, coding for MSDEKFHHLMTLMNKSKEQRNLTMQQHQASSQSGENYFLSTEQSACEEKILSNLRNVRFNNNAGDEVSISENGLGFARYEIVNWVVHPKKDLVPVKVGHKDSRAAPGQDFTINSDAITWATKVEGNVVNSVNESLMGAEHPSQVPFARCGMKRCHAGARRRVPEGKPVCCYECDACPEGTFSNQTDAAHCDPCPEDQYPNKDKNQCIAKKIYFLAYQETLGYILASLSLFLCLITSAVLIIFYKHHVTQIVKANNRDLTYVLLVSLLFCFLCSFFFIGRPRKLTCLLRQTAFSILFSLAVSSILAKTVMVVLAFMSTKPGNRTRKFLGKPLTNSIVIGCPPFPNFDFHSLVGEAILECNEGSTSMFYTVLAYLGFLALISFMVAFLARKLPRSFNEAKFITFTFQLSGVSMSPKQQEAKAALCANLRLPFLLLLFCLLPPTTAERRNFFKPTVTDHYYRPGDLIIGGNLPLEIWSRSFPDFQKEPFELDFYTLPILKKYEQFLALVFAVTEINKDLVLLPNITLGFHICNNVQMERKISLISLSFLSTRDQMVPGYKCDRQDLLLSVIGSDQPESSRQMASIFSIYKVPQVHNFFAQLLTCGNQKRIRKLQFFLGREEAKAFFNQKESPFLQLGVGFEFPQEYRPVYPSFFRINPSDFPQCVGLVQLLLHFQWNWVGLVTSEDDSGGHFISTLKPMLKEKEICLAFTEWLKSDQLSGLLKQLRFKILFKAEVIILFGDSADITVFLTVLNIGVKNGISLKTVWILTSHWKFTLIGNAAEVLKNLHGALQFREHSGEVSEFRPFILSLYNLIEVGASFLMNWWETLFHCHIPKPGKVPPKGKEQCTGKESFEDIPDFVFEIRMRGESYSIYNAIYAVAHALHAIYVSGAQTAMLRFGKRISNVEPWLILSNLRNVHFNNSAGDEVSISENGLGFAHYDIVNWVVHPQKYLVPVKVGHKNSRAAPDQDFTINSDAIVWATKKVPFARCAMKRCQAGERRRVPEGKPVCCYECDACPKGTFSNQTDADYCDPCPEDQYPNKDKNQCIAKKLHFLAYQETLGYILASLALFLSLITSAILVIFYKHHDTPIVKANNRDLTYILLVSLLFCFLCSFLFIGRPRKLTCLLRQTAFSIVFSLAVSSILAKTVMVVLAFMANKPGNRTRKFLGKPLTNSIVIGCPLVQAVLCATWLVTSPPFPNFDFHSLVGETIWECNESSASMFYTVLAYLGFLALISFMVAFLARKLPDSFNEAKFITFSMLVFCCVWVTFLPTYLSTKGKSMVDVEIFSILASGAGLLVCIFSPKCYIILLRPNLNCRENIMRQKNL